The genomic interval AAGCCATGGGAAGGCTCAAAACCAGACATACAGTTAAAACACAGATCTATGCCACAGACCTCGATCCGGACGCTATCCGGAGGGCAAGAGCTGGCTTGTATCTTGAAAATATTTCAGGAGATATGTCGGTAGAACGCCTGCAAAAGTGGTTTATTAAAAAAGACGATCATTACCAGATTGTACAGGAAATTCGGGAAATGGTGGTGTTTGCCGAACATAATCTGGTAAAAGATGCCAGCTTTATTAAACTGGATTTGCTCACCTGCCGCAATGTATTGATCTATTTTACCCCTGAACTGCAGAAAAAGCTGCTGCCGGTCTTTCATTATACGTTACTTAATAATGGCGTATTATTTCTGGGGCCTTCCGAAACCATCAACGGCTATGAAGAATTGTTTTTGCCCATTGATGTGAAGTGGAAATTGTTCAAAAAAAGTGAGAACAGCATAAATATTTCCAGGGTTATCGACTTTCCGACGAATGCTTCAACAGTGCCCAGGCTTAATTTTTCGCCGCCAATCGACAGAACGCTGCACATAAAGCCTCCATTGCCTCTGGCCGAGATTGTAAAAAAGGTGGTGATTGAAAAGTATGCACCAGCCGCTGTCGTCATTAACGAACGGGGGGAAATCCTTTACATCAGCGGACATACCGGTAAGTACCTAGAACCTGCGCCAGGACATCCTTCCATCATTATATATGATATGGCCAGAGAAGGGCTGGCGTATGAACTGCGCACCGCTGTATTGAAAGCCGTTTCCCAGCAAGAGGCTGTAACCATGAATGAAGTAAAGGTGAAAAATAACGGATATTACATCTGCATAAGATTAACGGTTGAGCCCCTTCAACGGATTGAGATAAAAGGACTACTGCTGGTGGTTTTTGAACCCCTGCCAGAGCCAAAAAGAAAGCCCCGTCTTTCAAAACTATCCAAGGATAACAGCACTCCTTCTGAGAAAGACCTCATCATTGCCAACCTGGAAAAAGAACTGCGTTATATCAGGGAAAACTTGCAGCAAACCATGGAAGAGATGGATACTTCTTATGAAGAACTTAAATCTACCAACGAAGAATTGCAATCGGCCAACGAAGAATTGCAAAGCACCAATGAAGAAGCCAATACAGCTAAAGAAGAAATGCAGGCCCTCAACGAAGAACTGATGACCGTGAACATGGAATTCAGGGTAAAAACCGAAGAACTGACCGAAGTAAACAACGATATGACCAATCTACTCAACAGTTCAGATGTGGCTACCATCTTTGTAAATAATAAAATGGAAATTAAACGGTTTACCAACCGGGCAACCAAAATTGTAAATCTGATCCAGTCGGATGTGGGGCGCTCGATCACTCATATCAGTTCTAATTTAAAGTACGATCGCCTGGCCGAAGATACCAAGGAAGTAATGGAACAACTCACAGGAAAAGAACTGCGGGTAGAATCCCGAAACGGGCAATGGTACCTGATGAAGATTCTGCCTTACCGTACGCTAAATAATTTTATTGATGGGGCGGTGATCACCTTTTTAGAAATAACAGCCCTGCACAAAGCGGAAGAAGAACTCGAACTCAACCGGCTATTCCTGCAACAAATTATGGGCCTGATGAAAGAAGCTATTCTGATACTGGATAAATCTTTACGCATCATTGCTGTAAATAAAGCTTTTTTAACTATTTTCCGGGTGGGAGAAGAACAGGTAGCAGGCCGGTATGTATATGAGCTTGGCACTGGTCAGTGGCAGATTGCGCCCCTGCGAAAATTGCTTGAGGAAGTATTGCCGAATAAAACTCCTGTTTGATAATTATATCATCAAACAGGAGTTTCAGGAGATAGGTGTTAAACAGCTTAATTTCCGGGGCAGCCGTTTTATGCAGCCTAACAATAACCAGGAAATGATTTTACTGGTGATAGAAGAGATAACATAGCAAGCAACGATCAGTAGTTAGTGGTTATTTGTAATCATTCTCCCAAACCAGGTATGGTTTAAATGCTAAAGGACTATTAGCTACTACCAATGTCTATTGCCTAATGCCCATTAACCTTATGATTGACCAGGACGAGAAAAATAAACGATTGGAAGCACTCCGGAGCCGGGCAGAGAAAAGACTCAAGCTTGTTGAAGGGGGCGATACAGAAGCTGCCAAGGAAAAAAAACTCAACCGCCTCGTACACGAATTACAGGTGCACCAGGTAGAACTGGAAATGCAGAACGAAGAGTTGCAGTATTCCAGGGTCGAAATAGAAAAATCACGCGATCAGTATGCTG from Rhodocytophaga rosea carries:
- a CDS encoding CheR family methyltransferase gives rise to the protein MEEINNSSSNGKAYTPQSPVEKEKDLTRPKNKPLTIVGMGGSAGSLDAIETFLESIPADSGIAFVLVQHQAPNQQSILPDLLRQSTQMPVHRIEDGMSVEPDQIYVIPENKELIIREGKLWLLEPEKPLGYRMPIDTFLQSLAEDWGEKAVCIIFSGMGADGELGARFIKEGFGLVIVQDPLTAIYDSMPRSTMQTGLVDFIETPDKIADRLMHFINSPLYESVPRDKSPDKKLAAAMQKIFALLRNKTGHDFSLYKKNTLSRRIERRMNLHQLEDIEAYISYLQENSQEVNTLFKELLIGVTKFFRDSQAFELLGEKLIPELLKRKNRNDPFRVWVAGCSTGEEAYSIAILLREAMGRLKTRHTVKTQIYATDLDPDAIRRARAGLYLENISGDMSVERLQKWFIKKDDHYQIVQEIREMVVFAEHNLVKDASFIKLDLLTCRNVLIYFTPELQKKLLPVFHYTLLNNGVLFLGPSETINGYEELFLPIDVKWKLFKKSENSINISRVIDFPTNASTVPRLNFSPPIDRTLHIKPPLPLAEIVKKVVIEKYAPAAVVINERGEILYISGHTGKYLEPAPGHPSIIIYDMAREGLAYELRTAVLKAVSQQEAVTMNEVKVKNNGYYICIRLTVEPLQRIEIKGLLLVVFEPLPEPKRKPRLSKLSKDNSTPSEKDLIIANLEKELRYIRENLQQTMEEMDTSYEELKSTNEELQSANEELQSTNEEANTAKEEMQALNEELMTVNMEFRVKTEELTEVNNDMTNLLNSSDVATIFVNNKMEIKRFTNRATKIVNLIQSDVGRSITHISSNLKYDRLAEDTKEVMEQLTGKELRVESRNGQWYLMKILPYRTLNNFIDGAVITFLEITALHKAEEELELNRLFLQQIMGLMKEAILILDKSLRIIAVNKAFLTIFRVGEEQVAGRYVYELGTGQWQIAPLRKLLEEVLPNKTPV